A stretch of Rhinoderma darwinii isolate aRhiDar2 unplaced genomic scaffold, aRhiDar2.hap1 Scaffold_94, whole genome shotgun sequence DNA encodes these proteins:
- the LOC142733350 gene encoding uncharacterized protein LOC142733350: MAEELLRKVAQRVASEGPAWLESLLEEGEKRGAERGTEQSGAATRGPRRERSRRGRKRRAGGHRRHGHHRRRRSGDVKRRGRRYSSSSSDGFSSSSATTSASSGSWRRSSRRSSRPQRRSRRREVQRLSVDQEQLSQVVPPAVPVEEVQAVVPVPRQVAEGPSGVGGTSGSDVPVSGIAPGSFGRRGVPPPLHLWALVEDNL, encoded by the exons atggcagaagaactgttgcggaaggtggcacagcgggtagcgtcggagggacctgcctggctggaatccctgttggaggaaggagagaagcgAGGAGCAGAGCGcggcacggaacagtcgggagcggctactcgag gtccaagaagggagcgttccaggcgagggaggaaacgccgggctggaggacatcgccggcacggccatcatagacgtcgcagatcgggtgacgtgaagaggcgtggtcggcggtattcctcgtcttccagcgatggattctcctcctcgtcggcgacgacgtctgcatcgtcaggatcgtggaggaggtcgtcgcggagatcatcacggccgcagagacgcagtcgacgccgggaggtgcagcgcttgtcggtggatcaggagcagctgtcccaggttgtccctcccgccgtgccggtggaggaggtgcaggccgtggttccagtgccgcggcaagtggctgaaggaccctctggagtcggtgggacctctgggagcg atgtcccggtttcgggaattgcacccggcagctttggcagaaggggtgtcccccccccccttcacttatgggccctggtcgaggacaacttatga